One Clostridium estertheticum DNA segment encodes these proteins:
- a CDS encoding cysteine-rich KTR domain-containing protein — translation MCKYEWILCPVCGNKTRVKIRDDTVLENFPLFCPKCKQETIINVKQLNISVIKEPDAKTQSR, via the coding sequence GTGTGTAAATACGAGTGGATATTATGCCCAGTCTGTGGCAACAAAACAAGGGTCAAGATACGTGATGATACGGTGCTTGAAAACTTCCCACTATTTTGTCCCAAGTGTAAACAAGAAACGATAATCAATGTAAAACAACTGAATATATCAGTTATTAAAGAGCCAGACGCTAAGACGCAGAGCCGATAA
- a CDS encoding DUF1048 domain-containing protein, whose protein sequence is MRIQDIIEGKKEWRAHVARVKALPKDYQIVYKEIQKYLFNVGPVELTDGIGLLSGIIDLFEEGAAFRKGVIEVTGSDVAAFCDDLIKDSKTYADIYQESVDQEVNKAMKKITDKTK, encoded by the coding sequence ATGAGAATACAAGATATCATAGAAGGCAAAAAAGAGTGGCGAGCGCACGTGGCGCGTGTCAAAGCGCTCCCGAAAGATTATCAGATTGTTTATAAAGAGATTCAAAAATATCTCTTTAATGTCGGCCCTGTTGAGCTAACCGACGGGATAGGTTTACTCTCGGGGATTATCGATCTTTTTGAAGAGGGCGCGGCCTTTAGGAAAGGCGTGATCGAAGTGACGGGCAGTGACGTAGCGGCTTTCTGCGACGATCTAATCAAAGATTCAAAAACTTACGCTGACATCTATCAAGAATCTGTTGACCAAGAAGTTAACAAGGCCATGAAAAAGATTACGGATAAAACAAAGTAA
- a CDS encoding DUF1048 domain-containing protein translates to MNFWEKITGSDMTKELKTFESRAKKLPADYQAAWEKIKANLWPHTDFTGRNLMPILDGVLGLLEETAADGQSVEEVLGDDIKGFCCALAGEEGGKSFRDKWRKQLNNNIAKKLGK, encoded by the coding sequence ATGAATTTTTGGGAAAAAATTACGGGAAGCGACATGACTAAAGAATTGAAAACTTTTGAATCGCGAGCCAAAAAGCTACCGGCTGATTATCAAGCGGCATGGGAAAAAATTAAGGCTAATCTTTGGCCGCACACAGATTTCACCGGTCGCAACCTCATGCCAATTCTTGACGGTGTGCTTGGCCTGCTCGAAGAAACGGCTGCGGACGGTCAGAGTGTAGAAGAGGTTTTGGGTGACGATATCAAAGGCTTCTGCTGCGCACTGGCCGGCGAAGAAGGGGGAAAGTCTTTTCGCGACAAGTGGCGCAAGCAACTCAACAATAATATCGCTAAAAAATTGGGTAAATAG
- a CDS encoding PadR family transcriptional regulator: MENITEMLKGVLEGSVLEIISHEEIYGYEITRRLNALGFSDVVDGTVYTILVRLEKNKLVDIEKKPSDMGPPRKFFKLNDAGREELRRFWERWEFVSSKINELKEKKK, encoded by the coding sequence TTGGAAAATATTACAGAAATGCTAAAAGGTGTACTGGAAGGCTCTGTTCTTGAAATCATCAGCCATGAGGAAATATATGGTTACGAGATTACTAGGAGGCTGAATGCCCTCGGATTTTCGGACGTTGTGGATGGGACAGTTTACACCATTTTGGTGCGGCTTGAGAAGAATAAACTCGTGGACATAGAAAAAAAACCATCAGATATGGGACCGCCGCGAAAGTTTTTCAAGCTCAACGACGCTGGTCGTGAGGAGCTGAGGAGGTTCTGGGAAAGATGGGAATTCGTATCATCAAAAATTAACGAGTTAAAGGAGAAGAAAAAATGA
- a CDS encoding M28 family peptidase, with protein MPINSQREFELLKKIGFVRTSGSEEELKAANLLIEEISSIGCTGHLECFKVPTSNIKKATLTVVEPYEKEYDITPYNSSISTPEGGITTDFVYIEDGLDANLIDLKGKFVLINMGPDPKLYKKLIKAGIAGYITMCGTAMDDEDKTDITVSRMREKNTQHGKVPAINMRMKDGFHMVQNKASMVKVELITEDIELTSHNVVVTLEGTKYPDEIISFGAHYDSTPFSTGVYDNGAGSVIIMELLRHFKENPPIRTLKFVWYGSEEVGLLGSKAYLKAHEEELQKHLLMINVDVAGSIIGKEKALVTAQQSLIDYIDHMAKIKGFPLKVEQSIYSSDSTAFADAGIPSLTFCRFAPMGGAFIHSRNDVMDFLSAEALEKTTIITKEFSESIVNSIVFPIERKIPDNMKKELDKYFGKEPEKEDAVK; from the coding sequence ATGCCAATCAATAGTCAAAGAGAATTTGAACTTTTAAAGAAAATTGGTTTTGTACGAACCAGTGGTTCAGAAGAGGAATTAAAAGCTGCAAACCTTCTAATTGAGGAAATATCTTCAATAGGCTGCACGGGACACTTAGAATGTTTTAAAGTTCCTACTTCTAATATTAAGAAAGCAACACTTACGGTAGTTGAGCCTTATGAAAAAGAATATGACATTACACCATATAACAGCTCAATTAGCACACCTGAAGGTGGAATAACTACAGATTTTGTATATATAGAAGATGGGCTTGATGCAAATTTAATAGACCTTAAAGGAAAATTTGTACTTATAAATATGGGTCCAGATCCTAAGCTTTATAAAAAACTTATAAAAGCTGGTATCGCTGGTTATATAACCATGTGTGGTACTGCCATGGATGATGAAGATAAAACTGATATTACTGTAAGTAGAATGCGTGAAAAGAATACTCAACACGGAAAAGTACCCGCTATAAATATGCGTATGAAAGACGGCTTCCATATGGTTCAAAACAAAGCTTCTATGGTGAAAGTAGAACTAATTACTGAAGATATCGAACTTACTTCACATAATGTTGTTGTAACCTTAGAAGGCACAAAATACCCTGATGAGATAATATCTTTCGGTGCTCATTATGACAGTACGCCTTTCAGTACTGGTGTATATGACAATGGTGCTGGTTCAGTTATTATAATGGAACTTCTTAGACATTTTAAAGAAAATCCTCCAATTAGAACATTAAAATTTGTATGGTATGGTTCTGAAGAGGTTGGACTTCTTGGTAGTAAAGCTTATTTAAAGGCTCATGAGGAAGAACTACAAAAACATCTTCTAATGATTAATGTAGACGTTGCAGGTTCCATTATCGGAAAAGAGAAGGCCCTAGTTACCGCGCAGCAAAGCTTGATTGATTATATTGATCATATGGCTAAAATTAAAGGCTTCCCGCTTAAGGTAGAACAGAGCATATATTCAAGTGATTCCACAGCCTTTGCAGATGCAGGAATTCCATCTCTTACATTCTGCCGTTTTGCACCTATGGGTGGAGCATTCATCCACAGTCGTAACGATGTTATGGATTTTTTAAGTGCTGAAGCCTTAGAAAAAACTACCATAATAACAAAAGAATTCAGCGAATCCATTGTAAATTCAATAGTATTTCCAATTGAAAGAAAGATTCCAGATAACATGAAAAAGGAATTAGATAAATACTTTGGTAAAGAACCTGAAAAAGAAGATGCAGTTAAATAA
- a CDS encoding transposase: MPRKTTPTYVLTIKLDTNNRDESILNKRFEICRKLYNAILGTGLKKFNALSELKIYRKLRKELAEINKLYFKDEESKKSKIYDKLRKEKYKEINDLLVEYGINEYSLINEMTPMYKPFNKNIDNKTAQALASRAFKALEKLIFKDAQRINFIKYDELRSVEGKWNKSGITYRDGIIKWNGLTIPIIIKSNDIYAQKAIQDRIKYCRIVRKFIRGKYKYYVQFIMEGIPPVKYNKETGYIKRSIGIGNVGIDIGTQTIAISSYYDVKLLELCPEINNIQDIKTKLSRKLDRQRRANNPNNYNSDGTIKFGIISNGKKEKLTWIKSNKYIKTQMELRDVQRKQTDVRKQSHEKLANYIISLGDKILVENMNFKGLQKRSKKTTINANTGKFNKKKRFGKSLANKAPSKLIEIINRKLKYDELEILKINTHKVKASMYNHFNDKYTKKELKDRWDVSTGIQRDCYSAFLIMNVSNDLEKINRELCFETYDNFKKLHDGEINRLKSLKENGIKLISSMGI, encoded by the coding sequence ATGCCAAGAAAAACAACTCCTACTTATGTTTTAACTATTAAATTAGATACTAATAATAGAGATGAATCAATATTAAATAAAAGATTTGAAATATGTAGAAAACTTTACAATGCAATTTTAGGAACAGGGTTAAAGAAATTTAATGCTTTAAGCGAATTAAAGATATATAGAAAACTAAGAAAAGAATTAGCAGAGATTAATAAATTATATTTTAAAGATGAAGAAAGTAAAAAATCTAAAATATATGATAAACTAAGAAAAGAAAAATACAAAGAGATAAATGATTTATTGGTAGAATATGGGATCAATGAATATTCACTTATAAATGAAATGACACCAATGTATAAACCATTCAATAAAAATATAGATAATAAAACCGCTCAAGCATTAGCAAGTAGAGCCTTTAAGGCATTAGAAAAGTTAATATTTAAAGATGCACAAAGGATCAATTTTATTAAATATGATGAACTAAGAAGTGTTGAAGGTAAATGGAATAAAAGTGGGATAACTTATAGAGACGGGATTATTAAATGGAATGGACTTACAATTCCAATAATTATAAAATCTAATGATATTTATGCTCAAAAGGCTATTCAAGATAGAATTAAATATTGCAGAATAGTAAGAAAATTTATCCGAGGTAAATATAAGTACTATGTGCAATTCATAATGGAGGGTATACCGCCAGTAAAATATAATAAAGAAACTGGTTATATAAAAAGAAGTATCGGGATAGGGAATGTCGGAATAGATATAGGAACTCAAACAATTGCAATATCTAGCTATTATGATGTTAAATTATTAGAGTTATGTCCTGAAATTAATAACATTCAGGATATAAAAACTAAATTATCAAGAAAATTAGATAGACAAAGACGCGCAAATAACCCAAATAACTATAATAGTGATGGAACTATAAAATTTGGTATTATAAGTAATGGAAAGAAAGAGAAATTAACATGGATTAAGTCTAACAAATATATTAAAACTCAAATGGAATTAAGGGATGTTCAAAGGAAACAAACTGATGTTAGAAAACAATCCCACGAGAAATTGGCAAATTATATAATTTCATTAGGTGATAAAATATTAGTTGAAAACATGAATTTTAAGGGACTACAAAAAAGAAGTAAGAAAACCACCATTAATGCTAATACAGGTAAATTTAATAAGAAGAAAAGGTTTGGTAAATCCTTAGCGAATAAAGCACCTTCTAAATTAATAGAGATAATTAATAGAAAACTTAAATATGACGAACTGGAAATCTTAAAAATAAATACACATAAAGTTAAGGCTAGTATGTACAATCATTTTAATGATAAATACACTAAAAAAGAATTAAAAGATAGATGGGATGTATCTACTGGAATTCAAAGGGACTGTTATTCTGCATTTCTAATAATGAATGTTAGCAATGATTTAGAAAAAATTAATAGAGAATTATGTTTTGAAACTTATGATAATTTCAAGAAATTACATGATGGTGAAATTAATAGACTTAAATCCTTAAAAGAAAATGGTATTAAACTAATATCTAGTATGGGGATATAA
- a CDS encoding 3D domain-containing protein, giving the protein MNKKIISVVMILILTITINCNTFAAPSTNETSELKQAQSSKKALQIKIENFNNEIDGVLNKIDINKTKMNEISQDIRKTQTELEIVEKNAMDQEDLFEKRARVMYINGVDSYLDVLLDSTSFSDLISRADTLEMIIKYDKNLIAKIEKQRNSIIKHRDTLNNENDKLSALKANNEIILTKLSKDIKEHKVLLSNVTKKETKLIADKKAKELAAAKIIKEQAANKRITMSRHLDPSESSTSKSDAVPNDVSNSTNYFIIESTAYSKGGFTSSGSRTNRDPNGYSTIAVDPRVIPMGSKVYVEGYGYAIASDTGSAIKGNIIDVFFNTEAEVLNWGRRNVKIRIINE; this is encoded by the coding sequence ATGAATAAAAAAATAATATCTGTCGTTATGATATTAATATTAACAATAACTATCAATTGCAATACTTTTGCTGCACCAAGTACTAATGAAACATCTGAATTAAAACAAGCTCAAAGTAGCAAAAAAGCTTTACAGATAAAAATAGAGAATTTCAACAATGAAATTGATGGGGTATTAAATAAAATTGACATTAACAAAACTAAAATGAATGAAATCTCTCAAGATATAAGAAAAACACAAACTGAATTGGAAATTGTAGAAAAAAACGCTATGGATCAAGAAGACTTGTTTGAAAAAAGAGCAAGAGTTATGTATATAAATGGGGTAGATAGTTATCTTGATGTACTTCTAGATTCAACTAGTTTTAGTGATCTTATATCTAGAGCAGATACACTTGAAATGATAATTAAATATGACAAAAATCTCATTGCTAAAATAGAAAAACAAAGAAATTCTATAATAAAGCATAGGGACACCTTAAATAATGAGAATGATAAATTATCAGCACTAAAAGCAAATAATGAAATTATTCTAACAAAATTAAGTAAAGACATAAAAGAGCACAAGGTGCTTCTTAGCAACGTAACTAAAAAAGAAACTAAATTAATTGCTGACAAAAAAGCAAAAGAATTAGCCGCTGCAAAAATAATAAAAGAACAAGCAGCAAACAAGAGAATTACTATGTCTAGACACTTAGACCCTAGTGAAAGTTCAACGTCTAAATCTGATGCTGTCCCTAATGATGTATCAAACTCAACGAACTACTTCATTATAGAATCAACCGCATATTCAAAGGGTGGTTTTACATCATCAGGTTCTAGAACAAACAGAGATCCAAATGGATACAGCACTATAGCTGTGGACCCTAGGGTTATACCAATGGGCTCTAAAGTTTATGTAGAAGGCTATGGATATGCTATTGCATCAGATACTGGTTCCGCTATTAAAGGTAACATCATCGATGTATTTTTTAATACAGAAGCTGAAGTACTTAATTGGGGCAGAAGAAATGTAAAAATCCGTATAATAAATGAATAA
- a CDS encoding glycoside hydrolase family 130 protein, whose protein sequence is MSQKTIVGPSIPNMPWEDRPENCKEPIWRFSKNPIIPRNLLPTSNSIFNSAVVPYEGKFAGVFRCDDKRREMRIHAGFSEDGLSWNIEPEPIKFIVDLEDIGEFEYAYDPRVCFIEDRYYVTWCNGYHGPTIGLAYTFDFKKFYQMNNLTLPYNRNGVLFPRKINGKYAMLSRPSDTGHTAFGDIYYSESPDLTYWGRHKHVMGTRGWWQSTKIGAGPVPIETTEGWLMFYHGVLTSCNGYVYHFGAALLDLEQPWKVLYRTEPYLMSPQAIYERVGDVPNVVFPCAALADSETGKIAVYYGAADTVTAIAYTQVDELIEYIKSNSRL, encoded by the coding sequence ATGTCTCAAAAAACTATAGTAGGACCTTCAATTCCTAATATGCCTTGGGAAGATAGACCGGAAAATTGCAAAGAGCCTATATGGCGTTTTTCGAAAAATCCAATAATTCCAAGAAATTTGCTTCCAACCTCGAACAGTATTTTTAATAGTGCAGTAGTTCCTTATGAAGGAAAATTTGCAGGAGTTTTTAGATGTGATGATAAAAGACGTGAGATGAGAATTCATGCTGGTTTTAGTGAAGACGGACTGAGCTGGAATATTGAGCCTGAACCTATTAAATTTATTGTTGACTTAGAAGATATAGGTGAATTCGAATATGCTTACGACCCAAGAGTTTGTTTTATTGAAGATAGATATTATGTAACATGGTGCAATGGGTACCATGGTCCTACTATAGGACTTGCATATACATTTGACTTTAAGAAATTCTATCAGATGAATAATTTAACCTTGCCGTATAATAGAAATGGGGTTCTTTTTCCAAGAAAAATAAATGGAAAATATGCGATGCTTAGCAGACCGAGTGATACAGGCCATACTGCTTTTGGAGACATTTACTATAGTGAGAGTCCGGATTTAACATACTGGGGAAGGCATAAGCATGTTATGGGAACAAGAGGTTGGTGGCAGAGCACAAAAATTGGAGCTGGACCAGTGCCAATAGAAACTACTGAAGGATGGCTGATGTTTTATCATGGTGTACTTACATCATGTAATGGATATGTATATCATTTTGGAGCGGCCTTACTCGATTTAGAACAGCCATGGAAGGTTTTATATAGAACAGAACCGTATTTAATGTCTCCTCAAGCGATTTATGAACGTGTAGGAGATGTACCTAATGTAGTATTTCCATGTGCAGCTCTTGCAGACAGCGAAACAGGAAAAATTGCCGTATATTATGGTGCAGCAGATACAGTTACTGCTATTGCTTATACCCAGGTAGATGAACTTATAGAATACATAAAAAGCAATTCAAGGCTTTGA
- a CDS encoding LacI family DNA-binding transcriptional regulator: protein MSKITLENISQTLGISKNTVSKALRGAPGVSDELRHRIIHLASEIGYTKIVQSPGSSLNNITVIGRKCFLAEVTFWPKVLYGITHYASERDIKISITNIDETKEDNPSTLSSIISHSSDGYIIIGTISDLLLKKIVATKVPTVVVDHLSNEVDCDYINSSNKNGIYKAVKHLYQTNHRNIGFIGNSYYASSFEERYRAYLEYMKGFSLPVLSEFVWLDAEYFDTQYYKNKIDLYKTHKSFPTAWVCVNDKTALTFMNALMALGIKVPDDMSIVGFDDIPGFSYPGLTTIEVPKQSLGEKAVEQILYRAQNPEAPYVNIVLITQLIHRGTVKSLSTNVPIECKQE from the coding sequence TTGTCAAAAATAACTTTAGAAAACATTTCTCAAACTTTAGGTATATCAAAAAATACTGTATCCAAAGCCTTAAGGGGCGCACCTGGTGTAAGCGACGAATTAAGGCATAGGATAATCCATTTGGCCTCAGAAATCGGTTACACTAAAATAGTACAATCCCCTGGTAGTTCGCTCAATAATATTACAGTAATAGGACGAAAGTGTTTTTTAGCCGAAGTAACCTTTTGGCCTAAGGTTCTTTATGGCATTACCCATTATGCAAGTGAAAGAGATATAAAAATCAGTATCACCAATATCGATGAGACAAAAGAAGATAACCCTTCTACTCTCTCTTCCATAATCAGTCACTCAAGCGATGGCTATATAATTATTGGCACAATCAGCGACCTTTTGCTAAAAAAAATAGTTGCAACTAAAGTTCCAACAGTTGTAGTTGATCATTTGAGCAATGAAGTAGATTGCGATTATATTAATTCTTCCAATAAGAACGGAATATATAAAGCAGTAAAGCACTTGTATCAAACAAATCACAGAAATATCGGCTTTATTGGAAACTCTTACTATGCTAGTAGTTTCGAGGAACGATATAGAGCTTATTTAGAATATATGAAGGGGTTTTCACTGCCTGTTCTAAGTGAATTTGTTTGGCTTGATGCAGAATATTTTGATACACAATACTATAAAAATAAGATTGATTTATATAAAACACATAAAAGTTTCCCCACAGCATGGGTTTGTGTAAACGATAAGACCGCTCTGACATTTATGAATGCTCTTATGGCGCTTGGCATAAAGGTACCTGACGATATGAGCATTGTCGGCTTTGATGATATTCCAGGTTTTTCATATCCCGGTTTGACTACAATAGAAGTGCCTAAGCAAAGTTTAGGGGAGAAAGCCGTTGAACAAATATTATACCGTGCTCAAAATCCTGAAGCTCCCTATGTTAACATAGTTCTTATCACTCAGCTAATTCATAGAGGCACAGTAAAAAGCTTATCAACGAATGTTCCAATAGAATGCAAGCAGGAATAA
- a CDS encoding ABC transporter permease, giving the protein MIKEIVENKTQSLKVFKKRKRWTSDDTELSILAIPTFIWFVLFSYIPMFGIIIAFKNYKISPGKSFLYSLLHSQWVGFDNFQFFIKSNALKMLLRNTIGYNIIFIALGILIPVTLAIMISMLFSKRKSKVYQTMMFFPHFMSWVVVSYFVYAFLSMDKGILNSILKHFGQDPIRWYSEPKYWPFILVFMNTWKTMGYGMVVYLACITGIDGSLYEAAVIDGASKWQQAKYITIPFLKQIVIMMFILSVGKIFYSDFGLFYQITQQIPGSLNDVASTLDTYVFKAVKSAAPIGMTSAVSFVQSTACCITILLANWIIGKIDKDYTII; this is encoded by the coding sequence ATGATTAAAGAAATTGTGGAAAATAAAACACAATCATTAAAAGTATTTAAAAAGAGGAAAAGATGGACGAGTGATGACACTGAATTATCTATATTAGCTATACCGACTTTTATATGGTTTGTTTTATTTAGTTATATACCAATGTTTGGAATAATAATTGCGTTCAAAAATTACAAGATTTCTCCGGGAAAGAGCTTTTTATATAGCCTCCTTCACAGCCAATGGGTTGGATTCGATAACTTTCAATTTTTCATTAAGAGTAATGCTCTAAAAATGCTTTTAAGAAATACCATTGGATATAACATCATTTTTATTGCTTTAGGTATCTTAATACCTGTGACACTGGCTATAATGATCAGCATGTTATTTAGCAAAAGGAAATCAAAGGTATATCAGACGATGATGTTCTTTCCGCACTTTATGTCATGGGTTGTTGTAAGTTATTTCGTATATGCTTTTTTAAGTATGGACAAGGGTATCCTCAATTCGATCTTGAAACATTTTGGTCAGGATCCAATTCGGTGGTATTCAGAGCCCAAGTACTGGCCCTTTATACTGGTGTTCATGAATACGTGGAAGACCATGGGATATGGTATGGTTGTATATTTAGCTTGCATAACCGGTATTGACGGATCATTATATGAAGCGGCTGTAATTGATGGTGCTTCAAAATGGCAGCAGGCGAAGTATATTACAATTCCATTTTTGAAGCAGATAGTTATTATGATGTTTATTTTAAGCGTTGGAAAGATTTTCTATTCTGATTTCGGCTTATTCTATCAGATAACCCAACAGATACCGGGCTCTTTAAATGATGTAGCATCAACTCTTGATACCTATGTTTTTAAAGCCGTGAAGTCTGCAGCACCAATCGGTATGACTTCGGCAGTATCATTTGTTCAGTCAACTGCTTGCTGCATAACAATTTTACTTGCAAACTGGATAATAGGTAAAATTGACAAAGATTATACCATTATATAG
- a CDS encoding carbohydrate ABC transporter permease — protein MKFGRNKKEEEGSNRLNRIKKRTNVIFNFIFIVLSLICIIPVIFVFTISISSEESLAMHGYQLIPKGFGLAAYKFLLGEKAMILQSLSISVLVTIIGTALGLALTTTMGYVLSRPSYKLKKFLIWVVFIPMIFNGGLVATYVVNVNILDLRDSIWALILPLCVSPFNIVICKTFFKTTIPDSIIESAKIDGATQMRIFLRIVLPISKPVMATIGLFLSFGYWNDWFQSALYISSRNLISLQALLNNMQTNIQYLANNPTAGLSLQQYKNLMPTESVRMAIAILIVVPIACAYPFFQKYFISGLTIGSVKG, from the coding sequence ATGAAATTTGGCAGAAATAAGAAGGAAGAAGAAGGTTCAAATCGACTTAATAGAATAAAAAAAAGAACGAATGTCATTTTTAATTTCATATTTATTGTACTTTCATTGATATGTATAATACCTGTTATCTTTGTTTTTACTATTTCGATTTCATCTGAAGAGTCACTGGCCATGCATGGATACCAACTTATTCCCAAAGGTTTTGGATTAGCAGCTTATAAATTTTTATTGGGCGAGAAAGCAATGATTCTGCAGTCACTCAGCATCTCAGTCTTAGTAACGATCATAGGAACTGCACTGGGATTAGCATTAACTACGACAATGGGCTATGTACTGTCAAGGCCGAGCTACAAGCTGAAAAAATTTTTGATATGGGTTGTTTTTATACCGATGATCTTTAATGGAGGTTTAGTTGCAACTTATGTTGTAAATGTTAACATACTGGATTTAAGAGATAGCATCTGGGCTTTAATACTTCCTTTGTGTGTTTCTCCGTTTAACATTGTCATATGCAAAACCTTTTTTAAAACTACAATTCCGGATTCTATTATTGAATCAGCGAAAATTGATGGGGCTACGCAGATGCGTATTTTTTTAAGGATCGTACTTCCAATATCAAAACCAGTGATGGCAACTATTGGATTATTCCTATCTTTTGGATACTGGAATGATTGGTTTCAATCTGCACTATATATCAGCAGTAGAAACTTAATCTCACTACAAGCGTTGTTAAACAATATGCAGACAAATATACAGTATCTGGCGAATAACCCGACTGCGGGATTATCACTTCAACAGTATAAAAATTTAATGCCTACGGAATCTGTTCGAATGGCTATTGCAATACTAATAGTTGTTCCTATAGCATGTGCATATCCATTTTTTCAGAAATATTTTATTTCTGGTTTGACAATTGGGTCAGTTAAGGGTTGA
- a CDS encoding ABC transporter substrate-binding protein encodes MLKTFKKMLSVFAAMAVTMSVVGGCGSKQVNTSTPPPTKEKEVVTLKWVQVGNGMPKNYAAWKDNINKYLGEKIGVNIDVEVVSWGDWDNRRNVLVNSGEKFDVLFTNSNNYLGDISKGAYYDISNLVKTKSADLYKYIPEKYWDAVKVDGKIYSVPTYKDSSMTNYLVWDKNKAVKDNIDYQNINTLQGMDGALRTLKDKEGKASLILNLDGLYSIYAPYDGMSAGLPALGVRYDDNSRKVVSVFEQSDIMSQLELINKWYKDGIVNADAPTLAEVPKYRPAFIAQGWKSAAVTTWGPQMGVDADAVQIGDTVVSNETVRGSLSAISASTKYPEKCLEFLQLVNLDSKVRDAFYYGLEGDNFQYVDGKVKKLNEDWSMAGYTQGTFFNVSQLVDAKLNQWDEVKKLNETAKSSVLIGFNLNTSKIENELANCRQVYSKYKSELLTGAKEPKAEVAAMVKELNAAGFDKIVKEAQSQVDAFNK; translated from the coding sequence ATGCTTAAGACATTTAAAAAAATGCTATCTGTATTTGCTGCAATGGCGGTGACGATGTCTGTTGTAGGGGGATGTGGTAGTAAACAAGTAAACACTTCAACTCCTCCACCTACCAAGGAGAAAGAGGTTGTGACATTAAAATGGGTTCAGGTTGGAAACGGCATGCCAAAAAATTATGCTGCATGGAAGGATAACATCAATAAGTATCTTGGAGAAAAAATAGGTGTAAATATTGATGTTGAAGTGGTTTCCTGGGGAGATTGGGACAACAGAAGAAATGTTCTTGTAAATTCCGGTGAGAAGTTTGACGTTTTGTTTACAAATTCCAATAATTACTTAGGTGATATAAGTAAAGGTGCTTACTACGATATTTCAAATCTAGTAAAGACAAAGTCAGCTGACTTATACAAGTATATTCCAGAAAAGTATTGGGATGCTGTAAAAGTAGATGGAAAGATTTATTCTGTACCAACCTACAAAGACAGTTCTATGACAAATTACCTGGTATGGGATAAAAATAAGGCTGTAAAAGACAATATTGATTATCAGAATATTAATACATTACAAGGCATGGATGGAGCATTAAGAACTTTAAAAGATAAGGAAGGTAAGGCTTCACTAATTCTTAATCTTGATGGTTTATATTCCATTTATGCTCCATATGATGGTATGAGTGCCGGTTTACCAGCTCTTGGAGTAAGATATGATGATAATTCCCGCAAGGTAGTAAGTGTATTCGAGCAAAGTGATATTATGAGTCAGTTAGAGCTTATCAATAAGTGGTATAAAGACGGAATAGTAAATGCAGATGCACCTACATTAGCCGAAGTGCCAAAGTACAGACCAGCATTTATTGCACAGGGTTGGAAATCCGCAGCTGTAACAACCTGGGGACCTCAAATGGGAGTTGATGCAGATGCAGTACAAATTGGTGACACAGTTGTTTCAAATGAAACTGTAAGAGGTTCTTTAAGTGCAATCTCTGCAAGTACAAAATATCCTGAAAAATGCCTTGAATTCTTGCAGTTAGTAAACTTGGATTCTAAAGTAAGAGATGCTTTCTATTATGGTCTTGAAGGCGATAACTTCCAGTATGTAGATGGAAAGGTTAAGAAGTTAAATGAGGATTGGAGTATGGCTGGATATACACAGGGAACATTCTTTAATGTATCACAGTTAGTTGATGCTAAGCTTAATCAGTGGGATGAAGTTAAGAAATTAAATGAAACTGCAAAGTCTTCTGTATTAATAGGTTTCAACCTAAATACTTCAAAAATCGAGAACGAACTTGCTAACTGTCGTCAAGTATATAGCAAATACAAGAGTGAATTGTTAACAGGTGCAAAAGAACCAAAGGCAGAGGTTGCTGCAATGGTGAAAGAACTAAATGCAGCCGGATTCGATAAGATTGTTAAAGAGGCTCAGAGCCAGGTTGATGCATTTAACAAATAA